The Chloroflexota bacterium genome window below encodes:
- a CDS encoding dihydroorotate dehydrogenase-like protein has protein sequence MNLTTQYMGFELKNPIVPSASPLSEDIDTIRRMEEAGAGAITLHSIFEEQLAFEAAELSHFLNYGTESFAEALSYFPETHEHNFGPEEYLKHIRLAKETVDIPIIASLNGVSDGGWIDYSSMIEEAGADALEINLYFLPTKPDLTSAEVESIYLNVLNNVKQHIKIPVALKLGPFFSAMPNMAYRLAEAGADALVLFNRFYQPDLDIDELTVGPRLVLSTSNEMRLPLRWIAILYGNVDASLALTTGIHTPQDVLKAMMAGADIANVCSSLLVNGVDHIATLLDGIVAWMNEYGYESIEEMQGTLSQRSVAEPAAFERANYMKTLKSYS, from the coding sequence ATGAACCTTACTACCCAATACATGGGTTTTGAATTGAAGAATCCCATCGTTCCGTCCGCATCGCCTCTGTCGGAAGACATCGACACTATCCGGCGCATGGAAGAGGCTGGAGCCGGCGCCATCACGCTGCATTCGATATTTGAGGAACAACTGGCGTTTGAGGCGGCCGAGCTGTCCCACTTCCTAAACTATGGCACCGAAAGCTTTGCCGAGGCTCTGAGCTATTTCCCGGAGACCCACGAACATAACTTCGGGCCCGAAGAATATCTGAAACACATCCGCCTGGCCAAGGAGACTGTTGATATCCCCATCATCGCCAGCCTGAATGGAGTTAGCGATGGCGGTTGGATCGACTATTCATCCATGATCGAAGAGGCCGGTGCGGACGCCCTGGAAATCAATCTTTACTTTCTGCCCACCAAACCAGACCTGACCAGCGCAGAGGTCGAGAGTATCTACCTGAACGTACTAAACAATGTCAAACAACATATCAAGATTCCTGTAGCGCTGAAGCTCGGTCCTTTCTTCAGCGCCATGCCGAACATGGCCTATCGATTGGCCGAAGCTGGTGCAGATGCGTTGGTACTGTTCAATCGCTTCTACCAGCCCGACCTGGATATCGATGAGTTGACTGTTGGCCCGCGGCTGGTGCTCAGTACTTCGAACGAGATGCGCCTTCCCCTGCGCTGGATCGCCATTCTCTATGGCAATGTGGATGCTTCCCTGGCCTTGACCACAGGTATCCACACCCCCCAGGATGTGTTGAAGGCCATGATGGCCGGTGCAGACATCGCAAACGTGTGCTCGTCGCTTCTCGTGAATGGGGTCGACCACATTGCGACCCTGCTGGATGGGATTGTGGCGTGGATGAACGAGTATGGGTATGAGTCTATCGAGGAAATGCAGGGCACCTTGAGCCAGCGAAGTGTTGCCGAGCCCGCGGCCTTTGAACGAGCCAACTACATGAAGACCCTGAAGAGTTACTCTTAG
- a CDS encoding NAD-dependent epimerase/dehydratase family protein, giving the protein MKTALVCGAGGFIAGHLVKKLKREGFWVRGVDIKQHEYAETAADDFQLLDLRNEGDCRAALTLDGGSFDELYQLAADMGGMGFISTAECEIMHNNALINVNMTHSAAAMGVPRYFFSSSVCIYRDMQVGEPELTEAQAIPANPDNEYGWEKLYAERIAQAYERNRGMIVRIARFQNCYGPEGTWTGGREKAPAAICRKVAEAEDGGTVKVWGDGTAVRSYTYVDDMVDGIYTLMHSSLEGPANIGSPQYVTVDELVETVIAESGKDIKIQHVAGPVGVQSRNFSNERICTTGWRSRYSLEDGIGKTYPWIEEQVKIQQALAAA; this is encoded by the coding sequence ATGAAAACAGCCCTTGTTTGTGGAGCCGGCGGCTTTATCGCCGGCCATCTTGTAAAGAAATTGAAGCGAGAAGGCTTTTGGGTGCGGGGAGTAGACATCAAGCAGCACGAGTATGCCGAGACGGCAGCCGACGACTTCCAGCTGCTTGATCTTCGCAATGAAGGTGACTGTCGCGCTGCGTTGACGCTTGATGGCGGTAGCTTCGACGAGCTTTACCAGTTGGCCGCCGATATGGGCGGCATGGGCTTCATTTCGACCGCCGAATGCGAGATCATGCATAACAATGCCCTTATCAATGTGAACATGACTCATTCGGCCGCCGCCATGGGCGTTCCCCGATACTTCTTTTCCTCTTCTGTCTGCATCTACCGGGATATGCAAGTGGGCGAGCCCGAGTTGACCGAGGCCCAGGCCATTCCGGCCAACCCCGACAATGAATATGGTTGGGAAAAACTATATGCAGAACGGATCGCCCAGGCGTATGAGCGCAACCGGGGTATGATAGTTCGTATTGCCCGCTTCCAAAACTGCTACGGACCCGAGGGCACCTGGACCGGGGGGCGGGAGAAGGCGCCGGCGGCAATCTGCCGCAAGGTAGCGGAGGCTGAAGATGGCGGGACGGTCAAGGTCTGGGGAGATGGCACCGCTGTGCGATCCTATACCTACGTGGACGACATGGTCGATGGCATTTATACGCTCATGCATTCATCGCTGGAGGGCCCAGCCAACATAGGAAGTCCACAATACGTCACCGTCGACGAACTGGTCGAGACGGTCATCGCGGAATCGGGCAAGGATATCAAAATCCAGCACGTGGCCGGACCTGTGGGCGTGCAATCAAGGAATTTCAGCAATGAACGCATCTGCACCACTGGCTGGCGATCCCGCTACTCGCTCGAAGATGGCATTGGCAAGACATATCCCTGGATCGAGGAACAGGTGAAAATACAGCAAGCCCTGGCTGCGGCCTGA
- a CDS encoding adenylyltransferase/cytidyltransferase family protein codes for MATHAPKKVLVSGCFDMLHSGHIAFFQEAASHGDLHVAIGSDQTIFDLKGRPTVNSEEERLFMVGSVSSVTDAFISRGSGMLDFEEEIHELMPDILIVNEDGNTPDKRALAGKLGIEYLILRREPQPGLAARSTTTLRAINTIPYRIDLAGGWLDQPWVSEHYPGYVITISLEPTIEFNERSGMATSTRRTAIKQWGSRLPVDDYEKVAWTLFCCDNPPGTEEISGSQDAIGLVFPGLNRSFYQGEYWPLQIESVHDDAILRFVENSLFLIPLGPRQPDFSVLSGTNITSEGAKALAGATDLCWDAMLARDVRRFGEALRLGFEAQVAMFPNMMNQMMQELIEQYRHRAFGWKVSGAGGGGYLILVSDTPVDNAVRVVVRRKSD; via the coding sequence ATGGCAACTCACGCCCCCAAAAAAGTCCTTGTTTCCGGCTGTTTCGACATGCTCCACAGTGGGCACATTGCCTTTTTCCAGGAAGCTGCCTCCCATGGTGATCTCCATGTGGCCATAGGATCTGATCAGACCATCTTCGATTTGAAGGGAAGGCCGACGGTGAACAGTGAGGAAGAGCGGCTGTTCATGGTGGGTTCTGTTTCATCGGTCACCGATGCCTTCATTTCGCGTGGTTCGGGCATGCTTGATTTCGAAGAAGAAATCCATGAGCTGATGCCCGACATCCTGATTGTCAACGAGGATGGGAACACACCTGACAAGCGTGCCCTGGCCGGGAAACTGGGCATCGAATACCTCATTCTCAGACGGGAACCGCAGCCCGGCCTCGCTGCTCGATCGACCACGACGCTGCGAGCCATCAATACGATACCTTATCGAATCGATCTTGCGGGCGGGTGGTTGGACCAACCATGGGTGTCGGAGCATTATCCTGGCTACGTGATAACAATTTCGTTGGAACCCACCATAGAGTTCAATGAGCGCAGCGGGATGGCAACCAGTACCCGGCGAACTGCCATCAAACAATGGGGATCCCGTCTTCCGGTCGACGACTACGAAAAAGTAGCATGGACGTTATTCTGCTGCGATAATCCCCCGGGTACAGAAGAGATCTCCGGTTCACAGGATGCTATTGGGTTGGTATTTCCGGGCTTGAACAGATCCTTTTACCAGGGGGAATACTGGCCCCTCCAAATCGAGTCGGTCCACGATGACGCCATCCTTCGTTTTGTTGAAAACTCATTGTTTTTGATTCCCCTTGGGCCCCGCCAACCCGATTTCAGCGTCTTGAGCGGCACAAATATCACGAGTGAAGGCGCAAAAGCGCTGGCTGGAGCCACCGATTTGTGCTGGGATGCCATGTTGGCCCGGGATGTGCGCCGATTCGGCGAAGCCTTACGCCTGGGTTTCGAGGCACAGGTGGCCATGTTTCCCAACATGATGAACCAGATGATGCAGGAACTCATCGAGCAGTACCGGCATCGGGCCTTCGGCTGGAAAGTGTCGGGCGCTGGTGGTGGGGGCTACTTGATTTTGGTATCGGATACCCCTGTCGACAACGCGGTTCGTGTAGTCGTTCGCCGAAAGAGCGATTGA